The following coding sequences are from one Desulfomicrobium macestii window:
- the msrB gene encoding peptide-methionine (R)-S-oxide reductase MsrB, giving the protein MDKITKTDAQWREILSPEQYHVLREKGTEPAFSGKFNDHHEVGTYVCAGCETPLFHSDAKFDSGTGWPSFFKPVDETHIAKHEDKSWFMVRTEVLCAVCDGHLGHVFPDGPEPTGLRYCINSLALQFEPQNAGK; this is encoded by the coding sequence ATGGATAAGATCACAAAGACAGACGCCCAGTGGCGGGAAATTTTGAGCCCCGAGCAGTATCATGTACTGCGCGAAAAGGGCACCGAACCCGCTTTCAGCGGAAAATTCAACGACCATCACGAGGTGGGAACCTATGTCTGCGCGGGCTGCGAAACCCCGCTTTTCCACTCTGATGCCAAATTTGATTCAGGCACCGGCTGGCCCAGTTTTTTCAAGCCAGTGGACGAAACGCATATCGCAAAGCATGAGGACAAATCCTGGTTCATGGTCCGCACTGAGGTGCTCTGCGCTGTCTGTGACGGACATCTGGGTCATGTATTCCCCGATGGACCAGAGCCCACTGGATTGCGTTACTGCATCAATTCCCTTGCTCTGCAATTTGAACCCCAAAACGCTGGAAAATAG
- a CDS encoding 3D domain-containing protein, with product MNSHGVFVVTSLFFVMIASLVGFAAYNGTRLETARHYEARIATLNEERQELTRQVAELRNRWVKEVTVTAYSPTVEECGPDPQTTASMGKARPGIVAVSRDLFDEGWVFGKKVYVKGHGIFEIADLMSKRYTQRMDIFFPDTNQARQFGKKQVTVALLAS from the coding sequence ATGAATAGTCATGGAGTATTTGTCGTCACTTCGCTTTTTTTCGTCATGATCGCCTCTCTGGTAGGATTTGCCGCATATAACGGAACCAGACTGGAGACGGCCCGGCACTACGAAGCCCGGATCGCGACGCTAAACGAAGAACGACAGGAATTGACCCGCCAGGTGGCGGAGCTCAGGAATAGATGGGTCAAGGAAGTGACCGTGACCGCCTACAGCCCGACCGTCGAAGAATGCGGGCCCGACCCGCAGACGACGGCCAGCATGGGCAAGGCAAGGCCCGGCATTGTCGCCGTGAGCAGAGATCTGTTCGATGAAGGCTGGGTCTTCGGCAAGAAGGTCTACGTGAAAGGCCACGGCATCTTTGAAATCGCGGATCTGATGAGCAAGCGCTACACGCAGCGCATGGACATCTTCTTCCCCGACACCAACCAGGCCAGGCAATTCGGCAAGAAACAAGTCACGGTGGCCCTGCTGGCCAGCTAA
- a CDS encoding Dabb family protein, with translation MVGHIVMWKLKESAEGRSAAENAAIMKDMLGALPGLIPQLRTLVVSTDVFASVPETEVVLYTVFDSPEDLQTYQVHPEHQKCVAFVSAVAAERRMADYNF, from the coding sequence ATGGTCGGACATATTGTGATGTGGAAACTGAAGGAGAGCGCGGAAGGCCGGAGCGCGGCGGAAAACGCGGCGATCATGAAGGACATGCTCGGGGCCCTGCCGGGACTCATCCCGCAGCTGCGCACCCTGGTCGTCAGCACGGACGTTTTCGCCTCCGTGCCCGAAACCGAGGTGGTCCTGTACACGGTCTTCGATTCTCCCGAGGACCTGCAGACCTATCAGGTTCATCCCGAACATCAGAAATGCGTGGCCTTCGTTTCGGCCGTGGCCGCCGAAAGGCGCATGGCGGATTACAACTTCTAG